A region from the Aegilops tauschii subsp. strangulata cultivar AL8/78 chromosome 5, Aet v6.0, whole genome shotgun sequence genome encodes:
- the LOC109771166 gene encoding uncharacterized protein, with the protein MGFDNECILNIQTLPGEYFCPVCRTLIYPNEALQAQCTHLYCKPCLAYVAATTQACPYDGYLVTEADSKSLVDSNKSLAETIGKVTVQCLYNKSGCQWQGNLSECNTHGAACAYGNSPVVCNRCGTQIVHRQVQEHAQLCPGVQPQTQQADGSLTQSSAATTQAVTQDPSAVSSVAPVAAPTAGTVTASALVTGSAGVTTTSTVAVAPFAGAPTSATQGQAVAPQIQTAEQYQQQLQYHQYYQQHYPGYNPYTQQYQQYGQYQQYTQPQTQVAPQNVAQVPAQPAPYAQPQFLQPSQPQHMVPNQSQNPQLQAPAVQPQPQQNPPLHSAPQIPQMQPQGDVQPIAHTQVGNQPFAMPATQAIASQVQPYVQPHPPHHQQAVTQQQPQMQYPPQQQHLQSQVQHQHPQVQQQSYPQPHVYHQPHPVAQSQNPSVHGVAGHQSYSQPQPAHQMPHGAAIQHPVHASHQQLVGPQHPALVHPPQGQFPLQGQQPSMLAPQGSQHTPQHQQHGHQAQRPPMHPSIPSQAPPQGFPLSTPVPPQTGQSYQQGMHSSQQHIHPQPFQPHGPQYMQQQQQQHVPTSTSRSTSYVATPHQFQESGKSESAANATGNAEVGDNTNGGGEYSGIKPESLGDKNVNGEQNDFSNIRKNAVQTGIGLGVADGLDKGKGKDESGVQESNSQSEASNISNDLEKGGSLQQASQKGQGALGSYVPQGMGRQRPSGPDTMLPQHMLHPGPVPCTQAQTNQMRPPSHSFPENVRPTVQQQLYGVYQSEMASRALAPNLPRPAPTRPDDGMIRPPMAGPLPGLHDTTMPPFAPENVGRPHPVGMRNGVGGEQLGNSRAFHEEGFNSSREHFRSLAPPYPGRYNVNPKDMEENMKQFPGPTHLDDDSFQRGPRPFDGFDSLPGRPPFPNKPGPYPIGFPEDLSRKPHSIVGHPDFVSPGAEFGHHRVDGMPRNPGSFVQGMTAGPGGLRKDQLGPGNLPGSRQHDFDNPGFPHTHFHPADIFLPRNLHGSEPLGHGQLHGIEPSGHRFQGHIHPDDPNFDDYSRHGFPQESGRFSSGGFFSSGDVGWCRICMFNCGSAEDLGLHVHTREHQQHAMDIVLKMKHDVAKRQKMNPGGPKSLNKKVAMKSNFHGSRR; encoded by the exons ATGGGTTTCGATAATGAATGTATTCTGAATATACAAACTCTTCCTGGTGAATATTTTTGCCCTGTTTGTCGGACACTCATATACCCCAACGAAGCTCTGCAAGCTCAGTGCACACATCTCTACTGCAAACCTTGCTTGGCTTATGTAGCAGCAACCACACAAGCCTGCCCTTATGATGGTTACTTAGTGACGGAAGCTGATTCCAAG TCTCTGGTGGATTCAAATAAATCACTTGCTGAGACAATTGGTAAAGTTACAGTACAATGCCTGTACAACAAGAGTGGTTGCCAATGGCAAGGAAACCTGTCTGAATGCAACACACATGGTGCCGCTTGCGCCTATGGGAACTCACCAGTTGTTTGTAACCGTTGTGGTACTCAGATTGTACATCGTCAAGTGCAAGAACATGCTCAGCTTTGTCCT GGCGTGCAACCCCAAACACAACAGGCTGATGGTAGTCTTACACAGTCATCAGCTGCAACGACCCAGGCAGTCACCCAAGATCCTTCTGCAGTTTCCTCTGTGGCGCCTGTAGCAGCTCCTACAGCTGGAACTGTTACAGCTTCTGCACTGGTAACTGGTTCAGCTGGTGTGACCACAACAAGCACGGTTGCTGTGGCCCCTTTCGCAGGGGCACCTACTTCTGCTACTCAAGGTCAAGCAGTTGCACCACAAATTCAAACAGCTGAGCAGTACCAGCAGCAGCTCCAGTACCACCAGTACTACCAGCAGCATTACCCTGGCTACAATCCCTACACCCAGCAGTATCAACAGTATGGCCAATACCAACAGTACACACAACCTCAAACACAAGTGGCACCACAGAATGTTGCTCAAGTTCCTGCACAACCTGCTCCATATGCTCAGCCTCAATTCCTGCAGCCGTCACAGCCCCAACACATGGTGCCAAACCAGTCCCAGAATCCTCAACTCCAAGCACCAGCTGTTCAGCCACAGCCTCAGCAGAATCCACCATTGCATTCAGCGCCTCAAATTCCACAGATGCAACCACAAGGTGATGTACAACCTATAGCCCATACCCAAGTTGGTAATCAGCCATTTGCAATGCCTGCAACTCAAGCAATAGCCTCCCAGGTGCAGCCATATGTGCAACCTCATCCTCCACATCATCAGCAGGCTGTTACCCAGCAACAACCGCAAATGCAGTACCCACCTCAGCAGCAACATCTTCAATCTCAGGTACAGCACCAGCATCCACAAGTGCAGCAGCAATCGTACCCACAACCTCATGTCTATCATCAGCCTCATCCAGTTGCACAATCTCAGAACCCTTCAGTACATGGGGTAGCAGGTCATCAATCATATTCGCAGCCTCAGCCAGCACATCAGATGCCACATGGTGCTGCAATCCAGCACCCTGTACATGCATCTCACCAACAGTTAGTTGGTCCTCAGCATCCTGCACTTGTACACCCTCCTCAAGGTCAATTTCCGTTGCAAGGTCAACAGCCATCCATGCTGGCTCCTCAAGGTAGTCAGCATACCCCACAACatcagcaacatgggcatcaggCTCAGCGGCCACCAATGCATCCCAGCATCCCTTCGCAGGCACCACCACAAGGATTTCCTCTCAGCACACCCGTTCCTCCACAAACAGGTCAATCATACCAGCAAGGAATGCACTCATCACAACAACATATACATCCTCAACCTTTCCAGCCCCATGGTCCACAATAtatgcagcagcagcagcagcagcatgtTCCAACCTCGACTAGCAGGTCTACGAGTTATGTTGCAACACCGCATCAGTTCCAAGAATCAGGAAAGTCAGAAAGTGCAGCTAATGCTACTGGCAATGCTGAAGTAGGTGATAATACAAATGGAGGCGGTGAATATTCTGGCATAAAGCCAGAATCGCTGGGTGATAAAAATGTGAATGGGGAGCAGAATGATTTTAGTAATATCAGAAAAAATGCGGTACAAACTGGCATTGGATTGGGCGTTGCAGATGGTTTAGACAAAGGCAAAGGAAAGGATGAGTCTGGTGTCCAGGAAAGTAATTCACAGTCTGAAGCTTCAAATATATCCAATGATCTTGAGAAAGGAGGATCATTGCAGCAGGCATCACAGAAAGGCCAGGGAGCACTGGGTTCCTATGTGCCCCAAGGCATGGGCCGACAGCGTCCATCCGGACCTGATACCATGCTTCCTCAGCATATGCTCCATCCTGGTCCTGTGCCATGTACGCAAGCCCAGACGAATCAAATGAGGCCACCTAGTCATAGTTTTCCTGAAAATGTCCGGCCTACAGTGCAGCAACAACTATATGGTGTATATCAATCTGAAATGGCATCAAGGGCGCTTGCACCAAACCTTCCGCGGCCTGCACCCACCAGACCTGATGATGGCATGATTCGACCGCCCATGGCTGGACCCTTGCCTGGACTTCATGACACAACTATGCCTCCTTTTGCTCCAGAAAATGTCGGCCGACCACATCCTGTTG GAATGAGAAATGGTGTTGGCGGAGAGCAGCTAGGAAATTCCAGGGCTTTCCACGAAGAAGGGTTCAATTCTTCACGGGAACATTTCAGGTCATTGGCGCCACCATATCCTGGCAGATACAATGTCAACCCTAAAGATATGGAAGAGAATATGAAGCAATTTCCAGGACCAACTCATCTTGATGATGACAGTTTTCAGAGAGGCCCAAGGCCTTTTGATGGTTTCGATTCATTACCTGGAAGGCCTCCATTCCCAAACAAGCCAGGCCCATATCCTATAGGCTTCCCTGAAGATTTATCAAGGAAGCCCCATTCAATTGTTGGCCATCCTGACTTTGTGTCACCTGGTGCAGAATTTGGCCATCACAGGGTTGATGGAATGCCTAGAAACCCAG GTTCATTTGTTCAAGGGATGACAGCTGGTCCTGGAGGTCTTCGTAAGGACCAACTAGGCCCTGGCAACCTTCCAGGGAGTAGACAGCATGATTTTGACAATCCAGGGTTCCCTCATACACATTTCCACCCTGCTGATATTTTTCTTCCAAGAAATCTTCATGGTTCTGAACCCCTTGGGCATGGTCAATTGCATGGAATTGAACCTTCTGGCCACCGGTTCCAAGGACACATACATCCAGATGATCCAAACTTTGATGACTATTCTCGACATGGTTTTCCACAAGAATCTGGCCGCTTCAGTTCG GGTGGTTTCTTCAGTAGTGGAGATGTTGGTTGGTGCCGGATATGCATGTTTAACTGTGGGAGTGCAGAGGACCTTGGTCTACATGTGCATACAAGAGAACATCAGCAGCATGCAATGGACATTGTTCTGAAAATGAAGCATGATGTTGCGAAGCGACAGAAAAT GAATCCTGGAGGCCCCAAGTCATTAAACAAAAAAGTAGCCATGAAGAGCAACTTCCATGGAAGTAGGCGTTAG